The nucleotide window GATGAACAACCTCTTCTACAACGTCTCGGTCTTCGAGGAGGCCGGCGTCGACGCCGGGAGCCTCGATAGCGTGGACGCCCTCATGAACGCGCTCTCGGCCATCCAGGAGAACACCGACGTCACGCCCATGGGCCAGGCGATGGTCGCACCGTGGACGGTGCTCCAGCTCTGGGCCCAGGTCCTGATGAGCCAGGCGAGCGTCGATGCGTACATGGACTTCATCGATGGCAACGGCGACAGGCAGGCCATCGTCGAGTCGCTCGACGCCGTTCAGGAGATACAGGAGAACTACATCACCGAGGACGCGTCCTCGGTCAGCTTCACCGACGTCGGCGGGAAGATGATCAACGGGGAGGTCGCGTGTATGCACCAGGGTAACTGGCTGGCCGGCCAGTTCCGCGTCGACGACTCCTTCAACTACAAGGAGCACTGGGACTGGGTCCCGTTCCCCGGTACCGAGGGCGTCTACGGCTACCACATCGACGCCATCGTCGCCCCGGCGGACAACCCGAGCACCGAGGAGACCATCGCCTGGCAGAAGTTCGTCGGGACGAAGAAGGCGCAGATCGAGTTCAACAACCTGAAGGGATCGGTGCCGCTCCGGACCGACATCGACCCCGGCGAACTCGGCGACTTCATCGGGATGACGTACGAGGACCTCACCAGTTCCGACCGGTACCCGCCACCATCGCGCACGGGCTCGCGGTCACGCCCGAACAGATGGGCGCGTGCAAGACCGCGATGAGCGAGAACATGATGGGTCCGTACGACACGGGCTCGGCGGCCGACGCGCTGCTCGATGCCGTCTCGCAGTAGCTCCCGAACCGGAACGACACCTCACAGGATTTCGATACACTGACACACAGATGGGTACGCACGAAACGACGGAGACGGCGGAACCGACCGAGGAGACGGTCGACTGGGAGACGAAACTCAGGTACTTCCTGAACAGCGACTTCGTCCGGTCGTCGCCCTACTGGGGAATCCCCTTCGTCCTGATGGGGATCGCCGTGTACGGGGGGATCGGCTTCAACGTCGCCATCTCGCTGACGGACGCGGAGGGACTGACCCCGCCCGACTACAGTAACCTCGACCTGGAGATGTACAGCGCGGTCCTCGGGAACGACGCGTTCCTCCAGGCCGCACAGAACAACCTGGTGCTGCTCGTCGTGTTCACGACGATCTGCCTGATCTTCGGACTGTTCCTCGCCGTCCTCCTCGATCAGGGGATCCGATTCGACGACAAGATCCAGACGATCTACCTCCTGCCGATGAGCCTCTCGTTCGTCGTCACGGCCCAGATGTGGCTCTGGATGTTCAACCGGCAGAACGGTATCCTCAACATCATCGTGACCGCGTTCGGGTTCGACTCGATCGACTGGCTCGGGAACCCGTCCATCGCGCTGGGGGCGATCATCTTCGCGCTCATCTGGCAGTTCAGCGGCTACACCATGGTCGTCTACCTGGCAGGGTTGCGCTCGATTCCGACCGACCAGTTCGAGGCGGCACGCGTCGACGGGGCGAGCACGACGAAGACCTACCTCCGGGTCATCGTCCCGCAGTTGAAGGAGGCGTCCGTCAGCGCGGCGGTCGTCCTGATGGTGTTCGCGCTCAAGGCGTTCACGTTCCTGTACGCGCTCACCGGTCGGTACCGCCCGCCGAACGGGACCGACATCCTGGCGACGCTGATGGTCCGGCAGGCGTTCAAGTTCGGCAAGTGGGCGTACGCCGCCGCCATCGCATCGTTCCTGATGCTCATGGCGCTCGGCGTCATCGCGCCGTACCTCTACTACCAGTACAGACAGGGGAGCCTCTGACCATGTCACGATCCACCTCCGACGCGGGAATCGACGTCGCCGGGCTCGTCGAGGAGTTCGACCTCGCCCGGGTCGGTCACTACGCGCTCATCGTCCTCTTCCTGGGGTTCTTCCTCGTTTCCCTGGAGACGGGCATCATGACCGCGCTGAAGACGAACGAGGCGGTCGCACGCTCGCTCCCGTTCGCGCCGCCGACCGGGGAGGGGTTCACGCTCGGCAACCTCCGGTTCGCGTTCGAGCGGCTCTCGGGGTCGTTCTTCAACTCCCTGTTCATGGCGATCCCCGCGACGATCGGCAGCGTCCTGCTCGGCAGCATGGCGGCCTACGGG belongs to Halorarum halophilum and includes:
- a CDS encoding carbohydrate ABC transporter permease, which encodes MGTHETTETAEPTEETVDWETKLRYFLNSDFVRSSPYWGIPFVLMGIAVYGGIGFNVAISLTDAEGLTPPDYSNLDLEMYSAVLGNDAFLQAAQNNLVLLVVFTTICLIFGLFLAVLLDQGIRFDDKIQTIYLLPMSLSFVVTAQMWLWMFNRQNGILNIIVTAFGFDSIDWLGNPSIALGAIIFALIWQFSGYTMVVYLAGLRSIPTDQFEAARVDGASTTKTYLRVIVPQLKEASVSAAVVLMVFALKAFTFLYALTGRYRPPNGTDILATLMVRQAFKFGKWAYAAAIASFLMLMALGVIAPYLYYQYRQGSL